One window of the Thermasporomyces composti genome contains the following:
- a CDS encoding MogA/MoaB family molybdenum cofactor biosynthesis protein, translating into MRAYVLTVSNRAAQGVYPDRAGPILVDGLRALGFAVDGPEVVPDGEPVLAALREAVAAAYDVVLTTGGTGLSPTDQTPEMTRRLVDVEIPGIAEMIRAYGVSKGIPGAALSRGVAGLAGSTIIINLPGSVGAARDGIAVLGPVLHHAVEQVHGVDHPSSGDHAGDPPREGAQPSGPGGGQHGAGTPSAGDGGGDAPGTGVGGAS; encoded by the coding sequence GTGAGAGCGTACGTGCTCACCGTCTCCAACCGGGCCGCCCAGGGCGTCTACCCGGACCGGGCGGGCCCCATCCTGGTCGACGGGCTGCGTGCGCTGGGGTTCGCGGTCGACGGCCCCGAGGTTGTCCCCGACGGCGAGCCGGTGCTGGCCGCCCTGCGAGAGGCAGTCGCGGCGGCGTATGACGTCGTTCTCACCACGGGCGGCACCGGCCTGAGCCCGACGGACCAGACGCCTGAGATGACCCGGCGGCTCGTCGACGTCGAGATCCCGGGAATCGCCGAGATGATCCGGGCCTACGGCGTCTCGAAGGGCATCCCCGGGGCGGCCCTCTCCCGTGGGGTCGCCGGGCTGGCGGGCTCGACGATCATCATCAACCTGCCTGGCTCGGTCGGCGCCGCCCGCGACGGCATCGCCGTTCTCGGGCCGGTGCTCCATCACGCGGTCGAGCAGGTCCACGGTGTCGACCATCCGAGCAGTGGTGACCACGCCGGGGACCCTCCCCGCGAGGGCGCGCAGCCATCCGGCCCGGGTGGCGGTCAGCACGGGGCCGGTACGCCCAGTGCCGGCGACGGTGGCGGCGACGCGCCCGGGACCGGTGTGGGAGGTGCCAGCTGA
- a CDS encoding GNAT family N-acetyltransferase, which produces MRLSEGPVGLRPLRRRDARAWREVRARNRDWLQPWEPTPPPGCEPRPRSFGAMLRDLRAQARAGQCLPFAITYTEPDEEHGGTERFVGQLTVSGITFGSARWGHIGYWIDRAYAGRGITPTAVALATDYCFDVLRLHRIEINIRPENAPSLRVVEKLGFRFEGRRPRYLHIDGDWRDHLTFALHAEEVPEGLLNRWRRSVAASRHRQGRDIAKSDDTP; this is translated from the coding sequence GTGAGACTGTCAGAAGGGCCGGTCGGCCTCCGGCCGCTCCGGCGGAGGGACGCCCGAGCCTGGCGCGAGGTGCGCGCCCGGAACCGCGACTGGCTCCAGCCGTGGGAGCCCACACCGCCGCCTGGGTGTGAACCGCGTCCACGCAGCTTCGGAGCCATGCTCCGCGACCTCCGCGCCCAGGCGCGCGCGGGTCAGTGCCTGCCCTTCGCCATCACCTACACCGAGCCCGACGAGGAGCATGGCGGGACCGAGCGGTTCGTCGGTCAGCTGACCGTCAGCGGGATCACCTTCGGCTCCGCGCGGTGGGGACACATCGGCTACTGGATCGACCGGGCCTACGCCGGGCGCGGTATCACCCCGACGGCGGTGGCGCTCGCGACCGACTACTGCTTCGACGTCCTCAGGCTGCACCGCATCGAGATCAACATCCGGCCAGAGAACGCTCCGAGCCTTCGCGTGGTGGAGAAGCTGGGCTTCCGGTTCGAGGGCCGACGGCCGAGGTACCTCCACATCGACGGCGACTGGCGTGATCACTTGACGTTCGCGCTGCACGCCGAGGAGGTGCCGGAGGGGTTGCTCAACCGGTGGCGGCGAAGCGTCGCCGCGTCGAGGCATCGCCAAGGTCGAGACATCGCCAAGTCTGACGACACACCGTAG
- the moaC gene encoding cyclic pyranopterin monophosphate synthase MoaC, with protein sequence MSEQPAPGATAKPTLTHVDETGAARMVDVSAKAVSTRTARARGKVVVSAEVVELLRQRGLAKGDALAVARIAGIMGAKKTPDLVPLCHPIGLTGVEVDLDVRDDGVEVSAVARTTDRTGVEMEALTAVMVASLALVDMVKAVDPAAVVTDVRVVEKTGGASGDWRRPE encoded by the coding sequence ATGTCTGAACAGCCGGCGCCCGGCGCCACCGCCAAGCCGACGCTGACGCACGTCGACGAGACCGGCGCCGCCCGAATGGTCGACGTGTCGGCGAAGGCTGTCAGTACCCGAACCGCCCGTGCGCGCGGCAAGGTCGTCGTCTCCGCTGAGGTGGTCGAGCTCCTGCGGCAGCGCGGGCTGGCCAAGGGCGACGCGCTCGCGGTCGCCAGGATCGCCGGGATCATGGGGGCGAAGAAGACACCCGACCTGGTGCCGCTGTGTCATCCGATCGGACTGACCGGGGTGGAGGTCGACCTCGACGTCCGCGACGACGGGGTCGAGGTCTCCGCTGTGGCGCGCACGACCGACCGGACGGGTGTGGAGATGGAGGCCCTGACCGCGGTGATGGTCGCTTCCCTGGCGCTCGTCGATATGGTCAAGGCTGTCGACCCCGCGGCGGTCGTGACCGACGTGCGGGTCGTGGAGAAGACCGGCGGCGCGTCCGGCGATTGGAGGCGACCGGAGTGA